ATCAAAAGGTTGGAGAAAAGCCACTTCTTTCAATATCCACATTTGTACAGGTAAAATGTCATTGGTGTGAGTGTTGTAACTGCTCTTAGTTCTCCTGGGTGGGTTAAAACCTAGTTTGTTGCTCATCATGTCCTTGAAATAGCAACATTCTTGCATATGTTCTTTATGTTAGGTTAAAGTTTGTAAGTGATGTAATATATGAGGAGCCAGTATCTCAATCGAGTCCTCTTCTTACATGATTAACTGATATCCATGTATGGCACTAAGGATAAGAAAGATGCCTGGCCTGGATGACTATCTTGGACAAGGGGACAGGGGATTGTTGCTTTTGGGCCCAGAAAGCTTTAAAAAGCTTTTCCAATCATCAATTCATTTTATGAGTAAGAGCCTGCACAGAAGAAAGATATCATGAGTTAAATCCCACCGGAGACAAAatcactaggtgatttcttcccatctGTCCACCAAAGTTGTTACTGGTGAGGTAGACTTTTTACCACACCTCTTATGGTGTTTGTGAAAGCTCCCAGGTGGGGAGCCACACATGCAAGAAGGTAATTAGAGCTTGATGCAAATGGATGGGTGTCAAGAAAGATAGGGTGTTAATGGTTTTTAGGGAACTGCCATCGTGAAGAGCTGCTAATGATATCATGCAGTAAAGAAAAGGTGCAAGATGGACATAACACTTAACTGGGGCATGCTTTATATATGATATTGGATAAAAGAACTAAATGCTTCTCTTCACTGGGTATAGTCTACtgaaaagaaaattcaagaactccTACAATGCCTCTTATATATCAGGACGCCTTCATCTATTCAATCCACAGAAAAGTCAATATGTCGCTTTGAGTTCTTCCTTTCTTCATATCAAAATTCCAGGCTCTAAAGTATGAATATTATCTCCATAAGAAGGAAACAAGAATAATCATAAATGGAGAATAATAGCAATCCTGCCCTCTTTTTTTCGGTTTCTGTTTGTAAAGTGCTTCATCAGCATTATTAGatgctgatgtttttggaatgAATGCAAGTTAccttattaaaagaaaaacataagtcgAGAATATGATACACTGAGTTGATCCAAAATGTGGAGAATAAGGATGAAGACATTGAGTTGATCCAGAGACACAGAAATTCTTCTAGTATTGTCAAATAATAGTTTTATTGGGACAAATGCAAAAGACATGCTGAAcattgatataatttgaaccgACCTTGGAAATAGAACCTTCTCATATTTCTACATAGTGTCGAGCTGCAAGTTTTGTCGTACTTGAGTTTCATTTGACTGAGCTTGTAAGTTGGACCCTCTTCATATTTCTACGTAGTGTCAAGCTGCCAAGTTTTGTTGTAGATGTGTTTTGTCTTCTCTGTATAGACTATTCAAATTTGCACTTGGCTGGAAAAGGAAAACTTCAACCTTTTTACCTAGCTTTGCTCCTTTTCTTTCAGTTGTCAGTTTGTCTGATGTGAAATGGAAACATCATTTAAGTGACTAATTGATGCATGCAAATAACTGGTTTTCCTCTTTCTTAAGCTTCTATGCGACCTAAGGTCCATAAACAACAAGACCGCGTCAGTGAGGGGTGTGGaggaaaaaaaggggaaaatgtAGGATATTTATTGAAAGAGCTCCAGTTGTTGCCTTTCACAGTTGTATATGTGGTTAGCAACTTGATAAATGCCAGTAAATAGCTCCGGCTTAGTCATAGAAACAATTTATACATACTTTTGACACGTGTTTGGTGTCTAGTTATGGAAATTCTGGCATATCAAAAAAGATTCCAAGAATTTTGATACCTTCTAGATTGTTGTCTGCAGGAGAGCTTCACTTTCTTTGTTGTGCTGTCAGTTCCATTTGaaaattgactaattcttaTCTGCATCCTGGTTAACTTTTTTGGCCTTCCCCATTCTATTAAACCACTAATTCAGCTTCTTAGAAAATTGATGTTGTCAGTCTTTGTATAGATTTCAGTCTCTATGTTGACTACTTGATAGCTGTTGTGTGTGACTGAAATCTTACAGTCTTGACATGCATTCATTAGTTAGTTTCCATGTATTGTTGTGCAAACATGCTACCAAGTCATTCAGCAGGCTTactattaatttataatttacatGACCATTTTTTTTCTCCAGGCTGCACGAAACAATGTGCTTCTTGCTGTACCAGCACTACTCTATGCCATAAATAACTATTTAAAGTTCATCATGCAGGTACTATTTGTTGAGCTTTTCTGTGCTTGTCAGTTCTCTGAGTAACAATTCCCATAGTTTTGCTATTTCTTCCAGCGTCGTACATTTTGGCTCTGCATTTTACTTGTACTGTACATAGCTACAAAGTTAGAACGTTGTCTGGTTTCATCCATGGTATTCATAGAAAATTACAGATCTTCCATTAGAAAAGTTCCTCTCAAACATTACCTTTATGTCTCAAATTTTGGGATATATCCAGTACTAGTTTCTAAGGTTACATATTGACTTCTGAGCTAGGTAGTTGGATTAAGAAATCTGAATGCTGCTTCAGTACATAGAGTGATGATTCCATAAAGATTGGTATTTGTTAATCACTAATAACAAACTTCTATCTCTGGCGTCATTGGACTATGCTGGTTTTGCAAGAATGCTTCTGTGCACAATATTTTCTGCTGGCTGTCACTTTGTCCTTAGCACGACTAAGAATTCTAAATAAGGGAGGCTGCTGAATAACCAATCACCATTGTTAGATGCCTACTGAACGAAGGTCTGGCATGTGTAGACATGCCATGTCATGGTTCTGCAGAAGACAAGTGATGTCTTGACTCTTCCCTCTCATGGCTAAGATGTAAATGAAGAACTAAATTCATCTTCCGTATATTGGTTTATGGGTTCTTTTCTATATGTCCCCATTCGCTTTAACAGTTATCGAGACATCTCTAGAAAACTTGATTCATGTTTGTCTTTGAATCTATTGAGTCATGAATACATATTTGATTGACTGTTCTACTACTATTAAGATCTTTTCACTGTCCAATATAATATTTAAGTCACAGTTTGCGAGCTACCAGACTATACACTCTGTGGATTTTCTTTTATCACAGTTCTCCTTTTTCTCACATTTTCGCTCAAATATTTCTGTACAGTTATATTTCAATCCAGCAACAGTGAAGATGCTAAGCAATCTGAAGGTAACTGCTATATTTGACCACTGCTACAATATCATCTAATTATTTTTGCTGATTTTCTACTGAATTCTTCAATTACTTTATTGATTCTGGttcctcttctttcttgtcATCATCTGCTACATTTTGATTTTTCCACATTAGCAAGTCGCTTCTTTGCAAACATGAAGCTATGTATCAAGAATGATTCTGGTATTAATTTTAGTATCAATAGACAGGTGTTCCGTTGTCATCTTTTTATTTCTGTATTAATAATATTAGCATTAGTTGTGGAAGTTCCCATGCTATTTCACCGACTTAGTGTCGAATCCCAATACGTGTACTAGCAATGCATGTGTTAGAGTACAGAAAACTCAAAGCACCATAACAAGAAGGGGTATTCCTTTGTGTAGTTTTTCTGTGAAATTCTCGGGAATCTGCCGAACACCTTTTTTTGCATAGTAATTATGCAAAGCAGATATGAATTCTGTTCCTAACTCTGAGTGGTGTGCAATGTGTGATGCCAAAGAATGTGAAAGATCTATTGATTTGTTGGCAGAATCAGAAAGTCGGGAAACTCAAAAGCAAATCTGGGAAATGATACCTCTTTGCATCTTTTGGACCATTTGGTTGGAAAGGAATAAGAGATGTTTTCAGAGTCGGAAGAATCATTTAGCTAGTGTTAAGAATAGTTGTCTTCATAATCTTTACTTGTGGTGTAGGGAAAGTATGGCAGAAAACTTAGATCAGTACATGGGTTTTATAGAAGCTTTGAGAATGCAACAGTTGTAGCTGTGCTGTAGTTTGTACGCTTTTAGTACCTTCTCGGtactttattgatgaaatttttgTTACTTTTCgaaaatttgattattttttttcgatACCTGAGATATACATATCAGTTGATGAGTTTCTCGGTTTCAATATTATACACCAGCAAAAAGAATATCTTTCAGAATACTTTCTTGGATATTATGCTATGGTAGAGCTTTTCTTTAATGTTTGTTTCTTTGTTGTCAAAGTGCAGGTTTTGGTTATTGCAGTGCTGTTGAAATTTATCATGAAACGGCGATTTTCCGTAATTCAGGTTAGTTATTTCAAAGTAGTAAAATAAGCTGGAGGTGCAATGTTGGTTGTAGGGGCAGGAAAGAGCAAAGCATCCTGTGTAACTTCTTGTAGGATGGAAGTTGTATACCTATATAATAGGAGTTATTATGTTACAGTGGGAGGCTCTTGCTTTGTTGCTAATTGGGATAAGCATTAATCAACTTCGATCCCTTCCTGAAGGCACCACTTCTTTGGCTCTTCCAGTTACCACAATTGCATACATCTATACACTGATTTTTGTGAGTAATTTAAACAACCTTCTACTGATTCTATTTTGTTTGTTATTTGAGAAGGCCTTACTAAATGGCTGGACATTATTTGAGATACTTGTTCATTCATCGCTAAAGGAGGGCTTTTTCTTTTACACAGGTAACTGTGCCTTCTATGGCCTCAGTATTCAATGAGTATGCTTTGAAGAGTCAATATGACACTAGCATTTATCTCCAGGTAAACTCACCATGGCTAAttatcatttttcttattttccacTGCCTTCTTCGTGGGACAATTATTACTTTTGAATGGATGTATAATTTTTGTGATCCTATAATTGAGGTACTTATCAGTGCCAGTTTACTGCAATGTTTGATTCTTTGGAGACTTGGCGCAATTAAGAaatgtccaattttttttgtcaAGGGTAAATTCTGACTTCGAATGCGTTGTACAAGGAAATAAGGAAGATGCAGCACAGTAATTTAGTTAAGATTCAATATGAACAGGTCTTTCTTATGATAAACATGCAACATTGTAATTTAGTTATAATTCCATGTGAGAATACTTCTTTGGTATGATGAACATATAAAGTTTTTCTTTCAGTTTCACTGTTTGTTCTAGCTTTTTCCTTGCCTTATTTTCTAATCCGACTTGTACTAGGATCTTTATCCTAGAGCAGCATCTGTTGTCCAGTTGTAGGACTTCAGCTGATGCATGTCAGATCTTGTCTCTGTAGCAACAGAAATTATGCTATTTTCTCCATTCATAGAGGGCGGCGTGACTTCTATCAGCACTCTCTTCCTGAACCATCTGACATGTTACAGTTTAATTTGCAGAACTTATTTCTGTATGGATATGGTGCTATATTCAACTTTCTAGCCATTCTTGGGATTGCTGTATTTAAAGGTAATGGATTGATTCTGAGGGTTTTCCTATAAATCACTATTTGGTACATGACAAGGCAAATAATAAGTGTCTAAATAAAACTGCACTTGACTTtccttctcaaaaaaataaaactgcACTTGACTTTACTGATTTGACCATTTtgtcaagaaaataatattgttacTTTACTATCTTAATATCATTTTATTTCTTAGATCCTTGCTTTCATGATTAATCTTCAGACTTCAAGTAAACTGTTACAGTTATAAATACCACATTATTACACCTGCCTGGATTAGAATGTACCGCCTGGAGAAAACCTGCAAAATTGCAAATGATATCACTCCTCCCCTCATAGTGTAAATTGTGTTACTGTAATGTCATAGTGGTTGAAGATCTTATCACTACACCTTATCACAAATCATACGACTAAATCTCTTAATGGTAAAACACAAATGTTTTATAGTTTGGGAAGCAATCAGGTGTATATATATCTGCTCTGATAGGAGTGGAGTGGTCATAGGGAACCCTCATGATGACATATATGTCTATGCTTGTAACCTGTGCAAAAGTTCTGTCCTTGTTTTAAAAAGCTTCTCCATAGAGGTAATTGAAGTGGCAACATATGAGATCATGGATCAAGATGATCCTACTTCAGACTACCaatcaaaaaaattgttttacTTCAGAGAAGGCCTATGTTGGACAATATTCCTCCAGCCTCTAAAATGTTTCTTCTGAATGTTTCAGGTCCTGGTAGCTTGGATATTTTTCAGGGGCATTCGAAGGCAACCATGCTTCTAATTGTTAACAATGCGGCGCAAGGAATTTTGTCgtccttttttttcaaatatgcTGGTGAGATTTTTACTCAATTTGCTTCACCTTTTTATGCTCTTCATATCCTCTGTTAATGGGGGTTCTTATATGTTTCTACTCGGTGCTTCTGCGTAACCCATCTCACTTTTAACTAGAATCTTTTTCCTTTACGGTATTCTGCTGTATAACACAATTTGTTTGTACCAGATACGATTCTGAAGAAGTATTCTTCGACCGTCGCAACAATATTTACAGGCATAGCATCTGCTTTGTTGTTTGGTCATACACTGACCGTAAACTTTCTTCTTGGGATTTCTGTTGTTTTCATCTCAATGCATCAGGTATTAAAATTGAGAGAATTGTCCCACTGATATTTCCCGTTTTCTCTTTGGACTGACCATATAACTTTGGTACTTCAGTTCTTTTCACCTCTTTCAATAGTTAAAGATGACCAACAAAACGGGACATTGGAGCTGATTGATGTCCGGGAGAACCATAGGTATTTACTTGTAAAGTGTAAAGTTAAATTATGTCTCAGCCCCAAGTTATCTTTCCTTGTCATCTACTGGTTCTTAGGATACGGCTTTCTGTATTCTATTTTAGTTTCTTATATATGCTGAGAATGTGATAGAAAGCAGGATTCCAATGTCTTGCTCCCGGTGTGTCCATTCATTGAAATTGTTGTCTGCTGAATGAGTAACACGATAATCCAACTATAGCCATCTTTTCTTGTAGTAGATGTAGTTCTGCATGTAATTCAGCTTCAAAAATTTCTCTTTGCCGTGACTTTTATCATGTCATTTAAGTTTATATCGTATCATTGAATTACTCTtgtctttattttttgtatttcgaAGTGTGAAGGTTCAGATGTAACCAGTGTAGAAAATATGTGAATTTATTGCTCCCTGCATAGCTGAAGGGATGCTTCTGTCTCTTTTGTTTCTATTTCTGCAAATATTACCTCCTTGTTGCTTGATATGATGAATGCATGatctttttattaaataatatttaaaagataagtTACAAGTTATTATTGGCATAAGGTCCTTTGCTGTGCAAGATATGTCTCAGCTTTACTTACTAAGACAACAAGCCatacttaaatttatattaGGTGATGATTGGCATTTCCCATACTATGTACAGAAACATTTAATAACTTCTCTTTTCATGCTGGTAAATACTTTGTGAGATCTCAATTGTGCAAGTCTCTTTTATTCCTTGCTATTTTCCAACTAAAACATCAAATCcatttattaaaatatggatCTGAAACAAATGCTAATTTTTTAGGTGTGTACATCACAGAGATGCATGTTCACTCCCTCCATTCCTCCTTTTGACCCCTACCCACCCAAAAGTTTAAAAAGCTGCATCTGTTAATACTTCCCTCTTGTGTTGTTTTCAGCCCTAAAGATTCATCCTTTGTAAATATGGCAGCAGGAGCAAATGAGGAGGTATGGATCTTTTCATCAGAAATTTATAGATACTGAGTGTTTTCTGTATTTCCTACTTAACTTGGATGGATTTCATGTTAATCTTTTCCAGGCAAGTCATAGGGTAGGACCTGATGAAAGACAGCCACTTCTTCCAAGATGAAGCTACTACTTGAACTGTAAGTCTGCTAACGTTTCTATACTTTCTGATCAACTTGgatacacataaattaagacAATGTTCAAACTTTTTATGGTTTATGGATATGTCTCTTTGTTGCACTTATTCATGGAAAACATGTTGGAGGACTAAAAAGAAGACTAAGAGAGTTTGATTGGCACCTTGGTCATCTAATTGGATTGTTTATCATGTCCTGTTTCTCTTTTTATTCTGATATGTATGAAAAgaagtaatcaacaacaacatacccagtataatcccatacaatggggtctggggaggtgGAGTGTTGCAAATGAAATGACCTGTTCAAGAAGAATAATAATTTCACCACCAACAGATGCCATTACTATtgctttattttatatttattaaagaaCAGTTTATATAAAGTAGTTTCCAGTCGGAGGTTGAGTACAGTAAGCTATGCTATTTTCAGTTACCAATGTTATGAGATGTAGATATAGACACCAAGAAGCTATGCTAATGTCGTTGTCAGATTCCATCTATATTGAATAATTTACAACTAAAATGCATCTTGTACCACCAGATTGACGTGAGAACTATAGCCTGCATGTCTTAGTATTTGTTGGTCTGTAAAACTCTGTTCCTGGATATGGTGCTTGTTTTATTGTTATTAGACATTTTTTCTTCTGTAAATACAAGTTTGCTTACCCAAAAATTGTTATTGTAGGTCATTTCTAGCTCATTTTGTGGTGAGCATTTACTGGGAGTGTAGAATACGGGTAATGCATTCAGTGTAATATCCAGAACAAATAAAGAAGAAACAGTCTTGTTGTCTCTCGTTTCTTCTCTCCAAAATTTGGTCAATCCCTCTGCTTCACGGGATTGTTTCGCCTGGAGAGAAAGATATGTTGATGGAAGAGTTTTAGGTAGACAACAGAAGTATAGTTGTCATGAAATACAAATACGAGCTACCTATGTTGTATAAGTTACATACCATTTACAGAAAAGACTTGTAGTTACACACGATTTTATTGTAAACAGTTTACAGTTATCAATTCTTTGATATATTCTTGTAATcaattgaattttgatgataGACCAGTTGGCATAGAATTTGTTGATGTTTATTTACAAGGATGTTTGTTTATACTGCCTGGTTTAAAAGGTGGATGATGGATGACTCAAATGTTGGTAGTTATCCAATTTGTTAGATTATGCTATCTCCAACTCGTGAAAAATCCCTGAATTTGTATATAATGTACTCAATTCACCATTGAACTAACatcatttttgtttttctaaTTTCTAGCAAATTGTTGAGTGATACGCTACTTGAATGGCCACCCCTAGGGTTCTTTATTTATGCTAGAGAGAATGAAATTTTTGAGTTGCACATAATTGGGAATCTGAAGATGACTACTTTGTAGTTGTTGAAAAGAAATTTCCAACTTATGTTTGTTTAGTTGTTCCTGAAAGCTAACACAGTCAATTTCTTTTTTGTCTCATTCTACAACTGTGTTAAGTAGAGGTTAGCGTTTGCACTTGTCACACAAATGCTATGCTATGAACCTCTCTTCTCCCTATAACATCTCACTCTCACCCTCCATCCGCTTCATTTCTCCAAAACGATGTCGTCACTACCACGTCATTTCTCGGCGAGTCCCTCCCTCCCCTCCCCGTCGACGTCATCTCCGCCGCCGCCGCCGCCTTAAAAAGTTCTCCACCGAAGACACTCCACCGTCCGATCAAAACCTCCACTTCATCCTTACCGTCGATAATTTGCCTGCCAAATCCTTATACTCAATCAAGGACCTTCTCCACTTGAAGCTAGGAGAATTCGTTCACTCAGGCCGAGCCGCCATTGAAGACATGCAAACTCTCATCCGTATAGATAGCGATGCCGGCAGAGTTTCCTTCTCATGCTCAAGGTCCACCGTTAAATTCCTCGCAACTCTAGTAGTTTCCAGTTTCCTAGTTATTTTCACTCTTAGGGCTATTTTTAAGCTAGTGCGGGGGTTACCACTGAACAGCCGAAACAACAACGTTGAATTAGTGTATAAAAGAGACCGTAGTTTGGGTGGAAGAGAAGTACTTGTTGCTAAAAATGAGGCGATTGATAGGAAGAAACCAAATGTGTTGGATAGTGATGACAGAAACAGTAATTGGGATTGGGATAGGGATAGGGATAGTCCAATTAGGTTTTCCAGAAGCCGAAAGAAGAAGAGTCCGGTGGAGCAATTGCCTAAATGGTGGCCTGTTTCGAGTTCTGGTTCGGATCAAGTTGGGGCAGAGAATCAACAAGAGTATCAGAGAATGGCCAATAGATTGATTCGAGGTAATTTTATTTTCCAGGTTATTGTTAGGTATGCAGCTGTTTCTTCCTTCATAGTTGTGCAActgtttttttttcattcataGTTATGCAACTGTTTTTTCTTGTCTGAATTGTCATATTGTTTAATCCATTGAAGAATGGAAGACATGAACTCCTAGCATCTACGATGATTGTTAGTTATGCAGTTCCTTTTAAATCACAGTTTATAAATTTGCTTTCCAGCCATCTTGGACAATAGAATGACGGGGAAGGACATTTTGGCGGATGATATTATTCAAGTCAGTATGTTAATGCCTTCTCAGTTTTCACAATCTTTATTTATATACTAATGTGAATTGTTTGCTTAGTTGTTTAGTTCTTTGATTTTGTTTGCAGCCCCCTTTATATTTATGAGTTCCTTACACAGACC
This DNA window, taken from Solanum dulcamara chromosome 3, daSolDulc1.2, whole genome shotgun sequence, encodes the following:
- the LOC129883404 gene encoding CMP-sialic acid transporter 3 codes for the protein MKNGMAECAVCHSKLVSPTVKTISRAYDRHRSKISSKQRALNVLLVVGDCMLVGLQPVLVFMSKVDGKFKFSPVSVNFLTEATKVVFAIIMLLIQARHQKVGEKPLLSISTFVQAARNNVLLAVPALLYAINNYLKFIMQLYFNPATVKMLSNLKVLVIAVLLKFIMKRRFSVIQWEALALLLIGISINQLRSLPEGTTSLALPVTTIAYIYTLIFVTVPSMASVFNEYALKSQYDTSIYLQNLFLYGYGAIFNFLAILGIAVFKGPGSLDIFQGHSKATMLLIVNNAAQGILSSFFFKYADTILKKYSSTVATIFTGIASALLFGHTLTVNFLLGISVVFISMHQFFSPLSIVKDDQQNGTLELIDVRENHSPKDSSFVNMAAGANEEASHRVGPDERQPLLPR
- the LOC129883403 gene encoding uncharacterized protein LOC129883403 isoform X2; its protein translation is MNLSSPYNISLSPSIRFISPKRCRHYHVISRRVPPSPPRRRHLRRRRRLKKFSTEDTPPSDQNLHFILTVDNLPAKSLYSIKDLLHLKLGEFVHSGRAAIEDMQTLIRIDSDAGRVSFSCSRSTVKFLATLVVSSFLVIFTLRAIFKLVRGLPLNSRNNNVELVYKRDRSLGGREVLVAKNEAIDRKKPNVLDSDDRNSNWDWDRDRDSPIRFSRSRKKKSPVEQLPKWWPVSSSGSDQVGAENQQEYQRMANRLIRAILDNRMTGKDILADDIIQLRRIGRTSNVKVSFDTENARDNLYRVAVDFILNYCESTASQSAFVLIDGEEAQKFIAGLADNVGLESTRAARMVSAAVAARTRSRFLQAWPEMEMVARGLEKHLKVDQREFLMNSLLDVCGDETRRSVAEALGLIYLEG
- the LOC129883403 gene encoding uncharacterized protein LOC129883403 isoform X1 encodes the protein MNLSSPYNISLSPSIRFISPKRCRHYHVISRRVPPSPPRRRHLRRRRRLKKFSTEDTPPSDQNLHFILTVDNLPAKSLYSIKDLLHLKLGEFVHSGRAAIEDMQTLIRIDSDAGRVSFSCSRSTVKFLATLVVSSFLVIFTLRAIFKLVRGLPLNSRNNNVELVYKRDRSLGGREVLVAKNEAIDRKKPNVLDSDDRNSNWDWDRDRDSPIRFSRSRKKKSPVEQLPKWWPVSSSGSDQVGAENQQEYQRMANRLIRAILDNRMTGKDILADDIIQLRRIGRTSNVKVSFDTENARDNLYRVAVDFILNYCESTASQSAFVLIDGEEAQKFIAGLADNVGLESTRAARMVSAAVAARTRSRFLQAWALEIQGKHSEAVVELFKICIIHQIFPPEEFSPEMEMVARGLEKHLKVDQREFLMNSLLDVCGDETRRSVAEALGLIYLEG